From a region of the Cucumis sativus cultivar 9930 chromosome 6, Cucumber_9930_V3, whole genome shotgun sequence genome:
- the LOC116404778 gene encoding uncharacterized protein LOC116404778 has product MLPNFSPSFIAGLQMTHEFFNLYISDRTYQFRFSLRKFYTFMYRMELQGFSSMLFTVDMKRLLSVYLTFENNNAKRERRRLKLLAYDLDLDGDIEYTTFVSIDSRDFRRIASELNSRSVSVTFTNSRVNFFNKNKEITFSKEENQCVIGGVEEGEEFRFIITVHPLVFFLDLSSQSKRVWFLMQRDFSCIMILPLGLWQQFWVYFPSQCHIHIPLFD; this is encoded by the exons ATGCTCCCAAActtttctccttctttcaTTGCTGGTCTTCAAATGACTCATGAATTTTTCAATCTCTATATCTCAGATAGGACTTACCAATTCAGGTTTTCCCTTCGAAAGTTTTATACATTTATGTATCGAATGGAACTTCAAGGTTTTTCTTCAATGCTCTTCACTGTCGATATGAAACGTTTACTATCTGTTTAccttacttttgaaaataacaatGCAA AAAGAGAACGACGAAGATTAAAATTGCTAGCTTATGATCTAGATCTCGACGGAGACATTGAGTATACAACTTTTGTCTCAATTGATTCAAGAGACTTCAGACGTATTGCTTCAGAATTAAATTCTCGTTCcg TTTCGGTTACTTTTACGAATTCACgagtcaatttttttaataaaaacaaagagatTACTTTTAGCAAAGAG GAAAATCAATGTGTAATAGGAGGTGTTGAAGAAGGAGAGGAATTTCGATTTATAATCACAGTTCATCCATTGgtgttttttcttgatttgagCAGTCAATCAAAACGGGTGTGGTTCTTAATGCAAAGGGATTTCTCGTGTATAATGATTCTTCCTTTGGGACTGTGGCAACAATTTTGGGTCTATTTTCCATCTCAGTGTCATATTCATATACCTCTATTTGACTAA